CGCTGACCGTGATTTTGCGGGCCTCGTGGGCCGTGCAGGAGGCGGAACACTGGTCCTCGATGAGATCCAGTCTCTTGAGCCACAAGACCAGGCAAGATTACTTCGCTTTTTAGGCGAGCGAGAATACCGCTCAGTGGGCGATGACAAAGTTCGCTCGAGCGATGCACTCATTATTCTGTCGACCAACCGAGACCTATCCGAAATGGTTGGAAATGGTGAGTTTCGCCGTGACCTTATGGATCGTGCACCGGCGAAAATCTACATCCCATCGCTCTACGAGCGGCGCAGAGATATCGGGCAACTGGCGCAAAGCTTTGCCATGCAGGTTTCAAAAGACATGGGCATGGAAGATGAGTTCTTCGGTTTTACGAGACGCGCCCGAGCCGATATCGAAACCGCTATTATTCGTTCGAACGAAGTGAGTATTAGACGTTTACGCGAAGTGATTCGCAACGCCGTATTCTCAGCTGCCGTTGAAGAGATGCCAGAAGCGCTCGACAGCGACTGGATGCTGCCCATCCTCGAGAGAGAATTTACATTCTCCATCGCGGACCGAGATGCACAAGACCAAGACGAACTAGACCGCGAATTTGATATGTTGGTTGCTCGAACCAAGCTCAAAGAAGTCGCAGCACATCATCATGTAAGCCCGCAATCATTGAACAAATTGGTCGCGGCAGTGCACAGCCTCATTGACGATATGGATAACCCCAATCGGACGTATCGCAACATCACGGAGCGGACCCATAGGCTCTCTAAAGTCGCGTTATGGCTGGTTTCTGGGGCTGAAACCCAGGCTCAGTTCAGACGCTACTTCGGCAAACACAACTCAGAGATGCCGACCAAGAGCGTTGCACACCAGATTTATTACGAAGTGTTTCCGAAGGAGCGTAGGGGATGAACGCCGCCGCGAGCCATACGGTTGTAGAGTCAGAATTGGCTTATGACCTCTTGCAAGACCACACCGAACTGGTATTAGCTCTACTAGAGCGCCCAATGCCCAAGGGTGAAGTCATAGAGATGCTCGGGACCGAAACTCCTTTGAAGCGTCTTCTAAAGCATGGGCTTGTTTCCCAGGAAGGCAATACCATTTACGCCGTCGCCGAAGCCTACACACAGGCCCGGCAAGAAGGCATGGTAACATTTCTAGAACGATATATTCTGCCATCGCTTAGCGCGAGCCTATCCGTAGGTTCTGATGTCGACCCCGGTGGCATTGCAAATGTGTGGTCAGTTCCTCTGAAACTTTCACCGAAAGAATTAGATACTGTCCGCCCAGATAATATTGATGAATTTTTTGATGAACTTTTGAAAGCCAGTGATTTACCCGCCCAGGGAATACTGTCACGCCTAAGCGTTTTGGTTATCGGCACCTCGAGAGAGATTGATAGCGAAATTTCAAAAGAAGATGCAATTCTTAAGCAGTTAAAGTGTGCTTCCATTCAGCGCTCAACTGCCGACGAAAAGCATTTAGCGATTTTATCGCAATTTGATTGTCTAGCAGACAGCGGACGGTTTGAAGCAGCCCGAGATGTTGTGCAGAAGCTAGTCGATAACGTGGATGTTCAAAGAGCAACCACGCCCAGTGAAGCAAATTACCACCTAACCGTGGCCACCCATTGGCGATGTACCGCCGCCAGTGGACTGGATAACGAGGTGGAAGCGAGTCAGTTATGTTGAAGAAAAAAGTAGTAAATCTTATTCTCGTAATCGGTATGGGCCTAGTTCTTGGTCTCATGCCTGCCATGGCAGCCGCAGGTGGAATTATCACCCACGGTCGCATGACTTCTGAGAATGGACTTGAACAAGAAGACGATGAGCAATCAGACGATGATGGTCTCAGCGAAACTCAAATTAAGAATCAACTGTATCTACTGGTATCGATGATTCTAAATGGACATGAGAGTTTTGCCACCACAAGTGAAGATGCTGAAGATAACGGCAGCACCTTGGCAGCATCGCCTGACGATGACACCGAAGCCGGTGGATGCCAGCAGTTTCCTGTATCTTCTCTTACGAGCCTATTGGGATTCGCGTGGCTCATGAGATTACGCCGACGCCGTTAAGCTAAAATGTTAAAAAGGCTCTGATTCTTTCAGAGCCAATTTTCCCTTACCTCAAAAGTTTCATCAGGCGCTCGCACCAATTCAGCTGCGAGCTGACCTACCGTCTTGCCAAACCCCGGCACCATGAAGTCTGAAGCGATATCGACCAGAGGATCTAAGACGAAGGCTCGACGATGCATTTCACAATGAGGAATTGTGAGAGTGTCGCTGTTGACGCTTTGGTTGCCGTAAAGAATGATATCAAGATCGATGGTTCTTGATTCCCAGCGTTTGTGACGAACCCGGCCCAAGGAATTCTCAACCGATTGAATTGCACTTAAGAGTGGCACCGGCTTCAGTGAAGTTTCAACTTCAATCACGCAATTCCAGTACGCAGGTAACTCACCACTGCTGTTATCAGCCAGCAAAGCTTTTGTTTGATAAGCTCTCGAGCATTGTTTCAGGACGACTTCTTGCGAAGCCAATTGGGTGATTGCACAACGAAAGGCATCGAGGACGTCCCCAATGTTTCCACCAAGAGCAATAAAGATTCGATTCTCAGACATCGCCCATCAAAACGTCGCGCATCCCGTATTTACCCGGAGCCTTACCAACTAACCAATGCGCTGCTCGCACTGCGCCTGCTGAGAAAATAGTAGCGGAGGTAGAACGATGTGTGAGTTCAATTCGCTCGTTGTCTCCAAAAAAGAATACCGTGTGGTCACCGCTTACGTCGCCGCCGCGCATCGCCGCGTAACCAAGCTCGTCTTTGGCTCGAGGCTCCGACATACCCGAGCGCCCCACCACTTCTTGCAATTCCCCGCGGCCAGCTGCAACAGCCTCACCAAGGGAGCGTGCGGTTCCACTGGGTGCATCGCGCTTATGCTTGTGATGAATCTCAAAAATCTCAGCATCGAAGTCGGCTAAACGCTTGGAAGCAAGCTCTACAAGCTCCATCAAAACCGTGACACCCAGACTGCAGTTTGAGGTCTGTATCATGGCTACACTCGCTGATGCACTGTCCACAATACCCTGCTCTGCCGCAGACAACCCTGTAGATGCCAGTAGATAAGGAATTCTTTTCTCAACACAAATCGGCAGTGTTGAGGCACAACCTGAAGGTGCCGAGAAATCAATGACGACCTCTACATTGTGAAGAGCTTTATGAGGGTCCTCGGTGACGATGAAATCATTGATAGGCATACCTACCTGATCGCTGAGTACACTGTGCACGGTCATTTCACGGTTCGCGTTAACGGCATCGATGACCAGCTTACCCATACGACCCAGGCCACCAACGATACACACTCGAATAGGATTATCTCGTCTTTTCATCATACTTTATCCATACACCCGTATTAGGGCTGCTTCTAATTGTGCGATACCTCGGCCGATAGCGTCTGGCCGTACATCCAGCGTTGGTCGTAATGATACTGACCTTACTCCACTTGGCAATAAGATTAAATATTCTTCTAGGCATGCGCGAATAAGAGCATCACGTTCCCCAGCACTTGGTAGATCGAAAGCGCCGCGCAGCCCTCGAGAACGAGCGTTGCTCACTGCCGGAAACTTAATGGCTAGCTCCGTAAGAATGGTGTCGAGATAACGCCCCATCAAACCAGCGTGGCCCATCAACTGCTCATTCTCCATCGCATCCAGAATCGCATTACAGCGGCTCCACTGCATCTGATCCGGAACACTCTCTGAATCAGGAAGTAATTCCAGCAGCTCCTGTGCCAGCAAGACCCCGCCAAGCTCAGCAATCCCACCAAAGATAATCATATCGGGCTTTGCCCCTAAGTGCTGGCAGTCCCACCAACATCCACTGCGGCCAAAACCGGAGTCGACTTCATCAACAATCAAAAGCGCCTGAGTGCTATCGCAAAGCCGTCGAAGCGCCTGGAAGAATTCGGGTCGTAGGTAATGGTCGCCTCTGGAGCTCTGCACAGACTCCACAATCAAAGCGGCAACACATGAATCCGCGTCGCGAATGGCTTGCTCCAGTGAGCGCAAAGCTTCAGCTTCCTCTACATTGAGTTCTTGAGTCTCAGCATCATAAGCAGAGGGAAGCGACGGACAAGCCAAACCTTCTTCAAGCATCGCAGGGTGCTGAGCTGCATTACGGTTTCCAGAGAAATGGATAATTTGAGCGTTTTTTCCTCGCCACTTCGATGCCAGCCCCAATGCATAGGCTAAGGCGGTATCACCTGAGTCAAAAAGCCTTAACCCGGTAAACCCGTCGGTCATGGCACTCTGAAGCATCCGCTGACTCAGTTGGCTAAGCATCTCACTGCTGGATGGCTCAAGGGATGAGGTCGGTGCTTTGTGACGTTCAACGAGTCCACGGTGATTAAAACCTAATGCTCGCTCTCCAAAAAGCCCGGTGAGATCGAGATAATCGTCGCCAGTTTTACTCTCGCAAAACCACGCTCCCCTACTGCGGGGCAGATCGAGACAAATCTCAATGTTGGTGCCTGGAATTTTACATTCAATGGCATGGGCCGAAGGACCATCTAACTGAACAGCCATATCGGGCCCCTAACAGGCCCACCATCAGATCACAAGGCGCTAAAACGAGGCTCAGAGCCTGACGCAAACGTGCGGTAAGCGCGCCATAGAGCCAGAGCCGTCAGACCAGCAGCAACTTGGTAAGGAAGATTTTCTCCTGATAAATCAAAGAGAATACCGGCGCATAGAGGCCCTACAACTCGGGCCAGCGATTGCACGGACTGATAAGCTCCCATGGTTGCCCCTTGAGCTGAGTCTTGAGCCAAGCGAGAAACCAAACTCAACAGTGTTGGCGCTACCAAGGCCTGGCCACCTCCGGCAAGTGCGGTCGCGAAAAGAAAGAAAGGCCAAACTCCAACGGGCGTGACCGGAATCAAAACCATCGCTGCCAGCACCATCGAAATCCCGGCCTTGAGAAGCGTCGCTTCTGAAAAAATCATCACCAGACGACGTAATAACAGCCCTTGAACCAAGGCCAATACAACACCAATGAACGTAAACACGCGGCCGGCATAGAGCGTCGTCTGGGTTGGATTAAGTTCAAAACGCCGCTCGATAAATAAAACGTAAGCCATCTCAAGCATGGAAAATGCGACCACTTGCACAAATGCGATGGTCAGAATTTTTTCAAAAAGTGGATTGCGGCGCATGACCTTCAGACTCGCCCAGAAACCGGTTCGTATCCGGGAGTCCTGCTTTGGAGCGGTCTCCGGTAACACGATAACGGCGGCCAGAAAGTTGACCGTTGCCAGTAAAGCCGCGCCCCAAAACGGAGCAGCTATTCCAAGCACACTAAGTTCACCGCCAATAATAGGCCCCAACACAAAACCGATACCGCGAGCCGCTCCAAGCATCCCCATGCCAACAGAGCGTTCCTCGCCATCTGTCATGTCGGCTATATAAGCCGCAGCCACTGCAACATTAGAAGTGAGGATTCCCGAGAGCACTCGAGCCACCAAAAGCCAAGCGTAACTTCCAGCCATAGCAGCAAGGGCCAAAGAGACCGCATTACCGCCGATTGAAATCATTAAAACGGGTTTACGCCCCCATTTATCAGAGAGTCTTCCCCACCATGGTGAGACCAGCATCTGCATCAGGGAATACGAGAGAAATAAAATCCCAATTTGCACACCGCCTGCACCGAAGTCTTCGGCGTAGCGAGTGAGTAAGGGCAGGATAAGTCCAAAGCCTATAAAATCGACACATACGGTGAGGAAAACAACGAACTTGCGAGCACTCGGAGAAGCTACCACTAGACACCCCGCTGGCGTGGGTCCCAAATATACTTATGCATTTGCAGCTGCATACGCACCGCTAGGTTGTCTTCGACAATCCATTCCACCAGCGTTTCAGGTCTAAGCTTCTCAAAAACGGTACCCATGAGAAGCTCACATCGTCCCGCCAAGCGATGCTCTTGAATCGCATTGCGGGCCCATTCATAATCTTCTCGGCTCTGGAGCACAAACTTCACCTCATCGTGAGGCGCTAACTTTTCCACATTGCTCCAATCATTGGCTCCAACCTCACCACTTCCTGGTGCCTTGAAATCAACAATCTTTACTACCCGAGAATCAACCTGACCAATATCCAACGAACCACTCGTTTCCAGAAGCACTTGAAAGCCTGCATCTAAAAACTTCGTCATCAGCGGTAAGACTGCCGGTTGTAAAAGAGGCTCTCCACCGGTGACCTCCACCAAGCGCGGTCCCATTTCGGACACCTGGTTAAAGACTGCATCGATTTCCATAACGTTGCCCTTACCGAAGGCATGGGCCGTATCGCACCAGGTACAACGCAAGTTGCAGGCCGTGGTCCGAATAAAAGTGCATGGTAACCCTGCGAAAGTGGATTCACCTTGGATCGACGCGTAAATCTCATGAATCATGAGTTTGTCGACCTTGAGGTCTTGTAAGGGCCTAAGCCGTTTTTCCATACTCACGGGCATCGGTTTTCGATTCCTTGAACAATGCAGAATAAGAAGATCGAAAGCCTCCTAATGGATGGCACCTTCGTTGACAAGACCTCAATCACGCCATGAGAATCGTCAGAGGGCCGTTCTAAGAGTGCGATCATGAAAAATAAACGATTTATAGCACTTGCCGGCAACATTGGTTGCGGTAAGACCACAGCCGCCAAGCTCATCAGCCGTCATTTTGGATTCGAACTCTTTGACGAGCCAGTCATCGATAACCGGTTTTTAGTGCCATATTATGCAGATATGGCCCGGTGGTCGTTTACTCTGCAGCTCGAGTTCCTAATCAAAAGAATCACTCACCACGAGCTGATTGATACTGTGGCAAAAAGCTGTATCCAAGATCGTACCCTCATTGAGGACCCTGAAATCTTCGCCAAATACCTCCACGGCTTGGGTCACATGACCGACGACGAATTGGAGCTTTACTTTGAATACTTTGAACGACTCAACCGCGGCGTGAGACAACCCGATAAAGTCATTTGTTTTCAATGCAAAGACGTCAGCATTCTTCTCGACCGAATTAAAACGCGTGGTCGCCAAGAGGAACAAAGTATCAAGTCTGGATTCCTCGAAGGCCTCAACGGCTATTACACAGCGTTTCCAAGCAGCGTTCGAACAAAGCATAAAATCGACGTCATGACTTGGGATGTAAGTAAGTGGAATATCCACGACCCCGTACAAGCCGATGCTTTCCTCAAGGAATGTGAAGGTTTCTTCGAAGCCTAAAGTACGGTTTGCGTCGCCAAAATCGCTTTACGGGCCAGCCCGCTAAGGGGTGCTTCTAACGGTAAGCGGTAACGTTTACCTGACGAAGCTCGAGAGCGAGGCAATTTGCCAAGTGAATAAATCACGGCCTCAACATTTCGATGCGTCAAAATATGTCGAACGGTCATCAATGGTTCAGAAGTATCCACGGAGACCTTATTAGCTAAGTCAGCCATTGCTTCTTCCATCGTATCACCTTGGCCGCTTGGCAACTCCCAAAGACCAGACCAAAGACCATCGAGCCCTCGCTGCTCAAGCCAAAGGCCACTTTTATTTTCATGCCAGGCAAAGGCTATAAAGAGTGATTTTCTTTTAGCACTTGGCCGAGGTGCTGGGTACGCCTCCGGCGCCCCCTCTTCATACGCTCCACAATCTCGCTGCACACAACACTCACCGCACCGGGGAGCCACAGGCTTGCAAACCGTTGCACCCTGCTCCATCAACGCTTGGTTAAAATCCCCAGGTTGCTTACCCTTCACCATCTCCGTGGTGGTTGCCCAAAGCGTTTTCTTGAGCGTTTTATCTTCCTTGTCACCTGGTAAAACAAAGTAGCGGGCGAGAAAGCGAACCACGTTCCCGTCCACCAGTGGCGCCTCTTCTCCAAATGCAATGGAGGCGATTGCTCCAGCTGTGTACCGACCTATGCCCGGAATCGCTTCAAGCTCACTTGCCGTAGACGGGATAACTCCACCGAGATTCTCCATCACATAGCAGGCCCCACGGCGAAGATTTCGAGCCCGCCGATAATAACCGAGGCCGGCCCAGGCTTCACAAACCGATTCCTCGGAAGCTGCCGCTAAATCTTCAACACTTGGAAACTCATCCAAAAACTGATGGTAGCGCGGCAAAACCGTTTTAACCTGAGTTTGTTGAAGCATTATTTCGCTGACCCAGATCGAATAAGGGTCAGATGTGTGCCGCCAAGGCAGATCACGCTTGTTCGCTTGGTAAAAAGCCAATAATCGGCTTCTAAAACTCTTTGGTATTTTCGGTTGTTCAAGCATGACTAGGTTGTCTTTACACCCATTTGAAACATTCGACCAGCAGGTAAAGACTGCCGGGCGAAGCCAAGTACTTATTCGGTTAAGTTACCGCGGCGCCCCATTTTACGGTGTTCCGCCCCAGCCGGGGCTGCCAAGTGTTACCGGCGCACTGCAAGAGCAAATGACAAGAACCTTCGGGCAACCTCTTAAGGCTCTTACATTTACAGCCAGAACCGATAAGGGTGTAGACGCCGACGTAAACTTTGCAACTGGCTGGCTCAAAACTGGACCGTCCATTCCCTCCACCGGTCTGCGAATTGAATCGTCCCAAGGCGGCCTCGGTGAGCTCGAAATCGCTCCCGTCCCGCAGGATGTTTTCGCCCGAACAATAAGTCTCTCCAAAACATATACCTATCGCTTCAGAGATAATTTTCTCGCGGGCTCAAGAGAGGGTGTGGCCTATTGGGATATACATCCCAAACTTGATATCGAGCTGATGCAAGAAGCCGCACAACACATTACCGGCAACCACAACTTCGAAAGCTTTCAGGTCCGGCCCGGAAAAAAGCCGACCAATACTAACTGCACCGTACTTTCTGGCTGCATCAAGCGCTGCGATACCGCTGAAGGATCTCAAATCATTTTCCAGGTCTGCGGTGAGAGCTTTTTAAGAAGAATGGTGAGAACACTGGCGGGAACGTTGGCTGAAATTGGCTGCGGGCTTATGCCGCCGTCGGCGATGAAAGAGTTACTCGAAAATCCAAACCCTATGTGGATAGGTCCTACTGCTCCTGCCCGTGGACTCAAACTGACACACATCGAGCTCAAAAAAAATCTACTCCATCTTTTTGATTAAAGAGGCCCGCTGTCGGCGCCTTGAAGAAACTGCTTCACCACCGGCACCTCACTTACCGAAATAGCCTCCACCGTCCCATCAAATACAACACAGCCCTCATGCAGCATAATCACCCGTTCGCAAACCGGGAATAAAACGGCTAAGTCGTTACTAACGATTAAAGTGGGTGCCTTAAGCCGACTTGATTGCTTTACAATCAGCTCTAAAGTTAGTTCTGAAGTGAGCGGGTCAAGACCAGCGGTTGGTTCGTCAAATAAACCTATCTTCGGTTCGGCAATGGTAGCCCGTGCAATTCCAACTCTCTTACGCATCCCACCGGAGATATCTCCAGGGAATTTTTTGGATGCATCTTTGAGCCCCACATCATCCAGACGCTTTAAAACTCGCTCTTGGATTTCAGTCTCGTCAACGGCACGCCTTCTCAGCGGAAACGCTACATTCTCAAAAACAGACATCGAATCAAAAAGAGCATCGTTTTGAAAAGCCATCCCGACGTTGCGCTGCCAATCTGAAAGGCCGCTTTCATCGGCATAGTTTAGCGTTTCACCATGGGAGCGAATTGAACCTGCCGTTGGTTCAATCAAACCAGCAACGACCTTTAACAAAACCGACTTTCCAGACTCCGGGGGGCCTATGAGACCGCACCGTTCGCCCGGTTGTAATTCGAATGAAATATCCGATAACGCCGGCGCAGCGGTGGAACCTAAGCAAAGTTGCTCTACACTGATCATCGTTTGATAACCGACTGAGCCTGACGGACCCATCGTGACTCGGGGTATTTTTTCAAAAATATTTCAAGTTCTTTAATTTGCCGCGTTCCTTCAGCCAGAAGCGCCGACAGGTAGGCTGCATCGTCGCAAAGACGAGACTCCGGAGCTTTCGTAATCAAATCGAGATAAGCTTGACGGGCTTCGGGCCGCTTACCCATCGAGCTTAATATTTTCCCACGCATCATCATCGCTTCGTCAAAGAAGATACTTTCATAAGAGCCTATAAAAAATGAAGATTCTCGCCGCAGGATAAATAGCTCTAAAACGCTTAATGATTTTTCTGGGTTTCCCGCCAAGCGGTAGGCGTCAGCTCTTACAATAGCAACGTCGTCCCACCAAACACTTTGGTCGAGGGCTGGCCACACACTCTCGAAAACACGCAATGCTTCTTGGGGTTTATCGAGTTCTAAATAAGCCTTTGCCCGCTCGAGTGCCACAATGGCTACGACCTGCGTACTATTATTATCAGGAGAGCATCGAGCAACCTTCTCTTGATAAGTTCTCTGGTCCCAGCCTTGCCACGCTTTCATTCTCTCGCCAGCCGGCAGACTGCTCCAGTACCCTTTCAGGTAATTGATTGCCTTAAGTCCAGCAGGCGTTCCCGGACACTCTAAACTCAGCCTCATAAAACCCAAGAGGCGACGCTCTAGAGGCTGCTCTGCGTAAAAACGGTAAAGTGCGAGAGCATAGAGATCAGCCCTTACTGGTGATTGAAGATTTGACTCAAGTTCCTTTGCATACTGCTCATAACAGAGCCGGGCCGCTGGAGAGTCAGTTCCACTTTCAAGTGCCACCAATTCACATCGCATGAGTCCTGCTTGAGCACGTTCCGTTGATGTACCATTTTGATAGATCTTATCGAGGCTATGACGTGCGGATGCAGTGTCTCCATTACGGAGATGCTCATCGATGATTGGAAATTCTTTGGAATACTTCGAAACAAGAGCGGGGGCGCATGACGCCTGAAGTAAAATCAACACGCTGAGTGCAGTGACGATGGGCCTCAAGGACCCAATGCCTCGAATGTTAAATTGCAGGAGTTGCCTCTAGCAGGTCTGCGTAGAGTGGATACTTTGCGGTGAGTTCTTTAACCTTGCCGCGCACAGCCTCAAGGTGTTCATCATTTTCCGGATGTAAAAGCGCTTCACCGATGAGCTCACCAATACGTGCCATCGCTTCTTCTTTCATCCCGCGTGATGTTACCGCTGGTGTGCCAACGCGGATACCGCTTGTCACGAATGGCTTCTCTGGATCGAAAGGAATCTTGTTTTTGTTAACTGTAATCCCAGCCTTATCCAGCGCCTTCTCAGCAACCTTGCCCGTCATAGACTTAGGACGAAGGTCTACAAGCATTACGTGGTTGTCGGTGCCACCTGAAACCAGGCGAAAACCCTGAGCAACCAGCGCTTCACCGAGAGCTTTTGCATTCTTGCAAATTTGCTCTTGGTACTCTTTGTAGTCGGGCTTCATCGCTTCTTTGAAAGCAACTGCTTTAGCCGCAATCACGTGCATCAACGGTCCACCTTGGATTCGGGGACACACTGCACTGTTGAGCTGCTTCGCATACTCTTCTTTAGCCAGAATGATACCGCCACGAGGACCCCGCAGAGTCTTGTGAGTTGTACTGGTCACATAGTCAGCGTAGGGCACTGGACTTGGGTGCACACCGGCAGCAACAAGGCCTGCGATATGAGCCATGTCGACCATAAATTTCGCGCCCACTTCTTTAGCGATGGCACTGAACTTTTCGAAATCTAATACACGTGAATAAGCACTTGCACCGGCAATAATCATTTTGGGCTTGTGCTCAAGCGCCAACGAACGAATCTCATCATAGTCGAGCTGTTCGTTGTCTTCTCGAACGCCGTACGGAATGAAATTGTAAAGACGTCCAGAAAAGTTTACGGGTGAGCCGTGTGTGAGGTGTCCACCGGCATCAAGATCCATTGCCAAAACAGTGTCACCTGGTTGGAGCGCCGACATGAACACCGCCATGTTGGCTTGCGAGCCAGAGTGCGGCTGAACATTTGCGTACTCCGCGCCGAAGAGCTCTCTCGCTCGGTCTTCAGCCAACCGTTCTGCAACATCGACCATTTCACAGCCGCCATAGTAACGGCGCCCCGGCATACCTTCGGCATACTTGTTTGTGAGTACTGTGCCTGCGGTTTCCAGGACCGCGCGGCTTACAAAGTTTTCACTGGCGATAAGCTCAATACCTTCGGCTTGCCGTACCAACTCGTTGCGTACGGAGGTATAAATTTCAGGATCTTCGGTTAATAGATGACTAAGCGGGTTCATCATGACTCCAGTTCAGTAACGAGATCGACGCGGCGCTGATGGCGGCCACCTTCAAATTGCGTATTGACGAATGCGTCAACAATATCAAGTGCCGTGCCTGAGCCGAGCACACGCTCTCCCAAACACAAGACATTCGCATTATTATGAGCCCGGGTCATGCGACCCATGTAGGCGTTGAAACAAAGTGCAGCACGGATGCCATTTACTTTATTGGCTGCCATCGACATGCCGATACCCGAACCACAAACCAGAATGCCCAGTTCGGCAGTCTCACTCGTAATCGATGAGGTCACCTCTTTGGCAAAATTGGGGTAATCCACAGAATCGGACGTATGGGTCCCACAGTCTTGAACCTCGTGACCATTCGTTTTCAAATGGTCGACAATGAGATTCTTAAGCAGGTAGCCACCGTGATCAGCGCCAATTGTAATTTTCACTTTGATCCTCAAGTCTGATTGGTCAGAATATATTCGACAGCATTTCCAAATGTGCGAATGTTTTCTGCTTCATCGTCAGGGATGTCAAAGCCAAACTCTTCTTCAAGGTTCATGACAAGCTCTACGATGTCGAGCGAATCAGCACCCAGATCATCAACAAATGAGCGTTCGGCTTTGACAACTTCTGCCTCTACGCCAAGTTGTTTCACAACAATGTCTTTCACTCGGGCTTCGATTTCTTTACGTTCGAGCATTTTCAATTTCCTCAGATACCGTTTGGATTCAGGCTGATCTTCTAAAGCATCGCTTTACAAGGTTCAAGCTGAGCTTTTCCTGCCTTAGAAGCGTCACAAATTCAAGCCAATCTTTGAAGTCCGACCGTCACAAGTACGTGGCAAAGGATCCTTCAACATATTTTCGCCGTTACAAATTCAACAAATGGCAATAATCACTCATGATTTTCGGAAATTTGGGCAAAAAAAAGGGTTGGTGAAACACCAACCCTTTTCAATGCATTTTAGATGCGAGGGATTAGAATCCCATGCCGCCCATTCCGCCAGGAGCTTCAGGCATTGAAGGACCAGCGTCCTTCTTTGGCTTCTCAGCTACCATGCAGTCAGTAGTCAGCATCAAAGATGCAACAGATGCTGCATTCTGAAGTGAAGTACGAACCACTTTAGTTGGGTCGATAACGCCGTCCTTGATGAGGTCAACGTATTGCTCAGTTTGAGCGTTAAAACCGTTTGCGCCTTTGGACTTACGCACGTTCTCGAGAACGATAGATGCGTCTACACCACAGTTGCTTACGATTTGGCGAAGAGGCTCTTCGATAGCGCGCTTGATGAGGTTAACACCAAACTGCTGATCGCCTTCAAGCTCAAGCTTGTTGAGGCTTGGAAGAGCGCGAAGAAGAGCTACACCACCGCCAGGTACGATACCTTCTTCGATGGCTGCGCGTGTTGCATGCAATGCATCTTCAACACGAGCTTTCTTTTCTTTCATTTCTGCTTCAGTAG
The DNA window shown above is from Deltaproteobacteria bacterium and carries:
- a CDS encoding ATP-binding cassette domain-containing protein, which encodes MISVEQLCLGSTAAPALSDISFELQPGERCGLIGPPESGKSVLLKVVAGLIEPTAGSIRSHGETLNYADESGLSDWQRNVGMAFQNDALFDSMSVFENVAFPLRRRAVDETEIQERVLKRLDDVGLKDASKKFPGDISGGMRKRVGIARATIAEPKIGLFDEPTAGLDPLTSELTLELIVKQSSRLKAPTLIVSNDLAVLFPVCERVIMLHEGCVVFDGTVEAISVSEVPVVKQFLQGADSGPL
- the rpiB gene encoding ribose 5-phosphate isomerase B translates to MKVKITIGADHGGYLLKNLIVDHLKTNGHEVQDCGTHTSDSVDYPNFAKEVTSSITSETAELGILVCGSGIGMSMAANKVNGIRAALCFNAYMGRMTRAHNNANVLCLGERVLGSGTALDIVDAFVNTQFEGGRHQRRVDLVTELES
- a CDS encoding serine hydroxymethyltransferase, whose translation is MNPLSHLLTEDPEIYTSVRNELVRQAEGIELIASENFVSRAVLETAGTVLTNKYAEGMPGRRYYGGCEMVDVAERLAEDRARELFGAEYANVQPHSGSQANMAVFMSALQPGDTVLAMDLDAGGHLTHGSPVNFSGRLYNFIPYGVREDNEQLDYDEIRSLALEHKPKMIIAGASAYSRVLDFEKFSAIAKEVGAKFMVDMAHIAGLVAAGVHPSPVPYADYVTSTTHKTLRGPRGGIILAKEEYAKQLNSAVCPRIQGGPLMHVIAAKAVAFKEAMKPDYKEYQEQICKNAKALGEALVAQGFRLVSGGTDNHVMLVDLRPKSMTGKVAEKALDKAGITVNKNKIPFDPEKPFVTSGIRVGTPAVTSRGMKEEAMARIGELIGEALLHPENDEHLEAVRGKVKELTAKYPLYADLLEATPAI
- the mutY gene encoding A/G-specific adenine glycosylase — encoded protein: MAFYQANKRDLPWRHTSDPYSIWVSEIMLQQTQVKTVLPRYHQFLDEFPSVEDLAAASEESVCEAWAGLGYYRRARNLRRGACYVMENLGGVIPSTASELEAIPGIGRYTAGAIASIAFGEEAPLVDGNVVRFLARYFVLPGDKEDKTLKKTLWATTTEMVKGKQPGDFNQALMEQGATVCKPVAPRCGECCVQRDCGAYEEGAPEAYPAPRPSAKRKSLFIAFAWHENKSGLWLEQRGLDGLWSGLWELPSGQGDTMEEAMADLANKVSVDTSEPLMTVRHILTHRNVEAVIYSLGKLPRSRASSGKRYRLPLEAPLSGLARKAILATQTVL
- a CDS encoding tetratricopeptide repeat protein, encoding MRPIVTALSVLILLQASCAPALVSKYSKEFPIIDEHLRNGDTASARHSLDKIYQNGTSTERAQAGLMRCELVALESGTDSPAARLCYEQYAKELESNLQSPVRADLYALALYRFYAEQPLERRLLGFMRLSLECPGTPAGLKAINYLKGYWSSLPAGERMKAWQGWDQRTYQEKVARCSPDNNSTQVVAIVALERAKAYLELDKPQEALRVFESVWPALDQSVWWDDVAIVRADAYRLAGNPEKSLSVLELFILRRESSFFIGSYESIFFDEAMMMRGKILSSMGKRPEARQAYLDLITKAPESRLCDDAAYLSALLAEGTRQIKELEIFLKKYPESRWVRQAQSVIKR
- the acpP gene encoding acyl carrier protein; translation: MLERKEIEARVKDIVVKQLGVEAEVVKAERSFVDDLGADSLDIVELVMNLEEEFGFDIPDDEAENIRTFGNAVEYILTNQT
- a CDS encoding deoxynucleoside kinase — protein: MKNKRFIALAGNIGCGKTTAAKLISRHFGFELFDEPVIDNRFLVPYYADMARWSFTLQLEFLIKRITHHELIDTVAKSCIQDRTLIEDPEIFAKYLHGLGHMTDDELELYFEYFERLNRGVRQPDKVICFQCKDVSILLDRIKTRGRQEEQSIKSGFLEGLNGYYTAFPSSVRTKHKIDVMTWDVSKWNIHDPVQADAFLKECEGFFEA